Within Wyeomyia smithii strain HCP4-BCI-WySm-NY-G18 chromosome 2, ASM2978416v1, whole genome shotgun sequence, the genomic segment CTTTGGTAGGTACATAGATACTATCAATTAGATATGCTCCTTTCGTTGTTAGACTATTGTAATAATGCGCAATGGAAtgcaaacacatacacacacgtacaTTGAAGCTGTAGATAATCACATACCAGGTTATAATATACTCATGTTTTATACTATTTGATTAGTTTTAAGTGAAAGATCTCTCGAATCATTACTTTTTATGGGCACCATGCTGGTGGTAATTACTAGTGGAAAAACGGTAGCTAAGTGCAAGCATTTCGTCTGTGTTTTATCTGTGAATAGATGGGTAGCTTTTAATCGagtgttgaaaaattaaatgcgCTGCAATCGAAGGTGGCCCTGTTTTTTGGCGTTAATGTTTAACTCAATTGTAGTGTAAAGTCAAAGGTAACTTGGTGCCGTACAACAGTTAAAACTATACTTTATAAGCAAGAACAATTATATTATATAGTAAGCTAAgacacaagaaaaaataaactgtaCGTTTACGTTGTCAAGAGCGACGCACTTTTGAGCTTTAATAGCTTTATTATGTTAGGTAATAAATAACGAGCTATATTTTCTAACGAATAAATCGTAGGTTATTGCTATCGGTACACTGAACTCAGAACAAAAGTAAATAAATTCATTCTAGAGTCCCGATTTCATCCGTTCATAGCCAAAAGCATTGAAAATCACAATCAATCTATTCATCGTATATATAAATagtagtcaaaataagtagaacatttttttaaatcaatcagTAACACTAACCATGATGCGAAAAGTATCCATCCAATTTTTGATAATAAATAGCAAATCAACTAAAAAGCGATATGATCGAGGCAGCCCCCTATCGAAGAAAAACTATGCCCATCTTGTGAATTACACACGACAaacacaaaagaaaaaatacgTGAAATTAATTGTGATGATTCTTCGACGAAACATgaaaataagcgaaaaaaaatatcgaatcCTAAACAAACGAATCTGTTCAAGATACAGACACAAGGCATGTGACAGGATGATTTCGTCATTAAATATGATTTAGCGCGGTAAGCCGAAGAAGAGGAGAAAAATGTAATATGCTCATTATATATGCCATAAAGGATGTTGAAGCAGCTCTCGCCTCCACTAGTTTAATTGTTTAGATTGTCGCATTGCGCTAGGTTGAATCGCGCAACTCGAACGCAAACACACTGTAAAATACTGAGAATTAGCAAACTGCGAAACATTATCGAGTATAAATAGCTTTTTAGATTCACACTGGAATAATCAAGCAGAAGGCAAGACGATTCGGTTCGACAGCAGTAAGGTGTTTTTAACATAAAGACtgtaattttttctaagcccatGTTTGTGCTGGTTTTGAAAGAAACTttccaaaaaaagtttttgataAGTAGGTACATACTTACCATTTGGATTTCGCAAAACATGTGATAATTTCATATTCATATCGGACCGGTAATACAATTGTAATCGATTCAGTATTTCGCACTATTACTCTGCACTTACTTTCTCACTTTTGTTAACCTTACAACATCTTTACAacataatattattttttattattataaggCACACTACACTGTAACCCAATCGCAACGAAAGGGAAAAATAAAGACTTCGAGCCATCGCTTACTAGGACCTTATACTTCACAACAAACAGTTAAAAGGTATGAAGTCACGGAAACTGTTTTGGACAGAAAGATTGCATACCTTCTAGTAgaaaatttggagcaatttatTCTGTTGCCTTACCCTAATGTAGGTAATTCGTCTGCTTTCGGTCTTCTAACCTTCAGAACCATTTTTAGCAAAGTAAGGCTTAGTTCAAATtattatttcctaaccttcagAAGAGTCATGTATTGTTTGCTTGCCTTCAGGACCGTAATTTGCTCTCTTTATAATTCTTGGTCCTTGGGAGCAGCTTCTGACAACTCTAAGGTTAACGTCTCTtgactttttaccattttcggGCATTTTGCGGTGATTTTAAGCCTAATACCACtgtaaaaaataatttgagtAACAGCTTCTGGTGGGACAGTTCACGATATACATCCATGAATTGAAAGCCGATATGCTCAAAAAGAACACAGCATATATTCTAAATACAAAATACTACCTATCACACAAACCCGCGCCAGCCGCGGCCTCCAACTGTTTCTGGCGGCTTTTCCGCTTCACGTAAGCCATTTCGATCGCCCACATTATCAGCGTTACGATAGTGAACGCGTTGATGAGTAGAATGCTTTTCGAGTAGCTGCCGGACAGGTCCCGAATCAGTCCCACCAGGGGACCAATCATCATCAGGATTACCCCGTTCATCATCATCTGGATGCTGGAGGCCGACGGCAGTCGTTTAATCGGTATATAACTAGGTATCACTAAGCCCATGTAGACGGTTCGAACGCCCTTCGCCACTCCCAGGAAGAAAGCAACCGCAATCATTTCGGCATAATTACGTGCTATGAGGATACCTAAAATATAGGAGAACAGTTTAAGTTAAAGTTAAAGCAACAAATTCAAGCAAACTTACTGAATCGAAACACTATCAACATGCTAAGCGAAATCATGTACATAATCCGCGGTGACAATCTGAGGAAGTCTCCAACAAACGGCGAAATAAAGCGAAATATCAAATCCGCCACTGCCAGCGTCGACATTATCGACGCGATTTGTTCCGTACGGTAGCCCAGATCGCTCAGAATGAAAGGAGTCATGAGTGAGAAATTGATCTCGGCAAACACAGAGACCGCCATTCCTAGCATCATATTAACATAAATTTTGTCTTTCAGCAGGGTGAGATCAAACAGTGCGACAACTTTCTGCGCAAAGGTTTTCTTCTGCTGATTTGGAATATCACCGTCGACGTTGTCCAGTTTGAAGGTGGTAGTTTTCGACCCGGATGGTCGCGTTGCGTTAGGCCGATCCAGctgacgcataatcgagggaaAACGATTGTCCTCCGTGAGACCCTGGTTTTCACTTAAAACTGGAAGCTTCGAGTTTGAAACTGTTGGAAGCGCTGGTGAACTCTCGCGGAGGCTCGGATGAGAACCTCTACGAGCTTCGAATATTCGTAGTGAACTACTTAAATGAACTGAATCTTCCGATTTTTCGAACCATCTTTTAATGGACGGGCGTCGCCCTGTAAAGATGCCGGACAGTTTGCGTTTAGGCATTACAGTGTCCATTGAATTTCTTCGTTCTCGCtcgtcgaaaattttcaaagagctTCCCAAATTCACCGATTCATCTGAATCGGCCTGAAACCAACGGCGCTTCTCAGGTGTGGTGCCCAAACTCTGTGACCCTGATTTGAAGGTCAAGTTTTCAACCAACGATGGACGCCTCTGTACGGGATGAAATACTGATTAAAACGGTATACGAATTAATAACAATTTCCAGCTTAAAATCGCGCAGCAATTACGAAACGAACCTTCACTTTTGGCTCGCGAAAGAGCGGCTATCGAATCGCGCCTTCGAATTTGGGAAGTCAGCTCAAACCCGTAGATGCTCTGGGCGTCAGTTTCGTGATCGGTGAGGTAGCTTTGTTCCTCTAGGTAACCTTCCTCGGTGTCTGATTCGGCCTCCCAAATGCCATTATCGGTGTTGTTCCGACAGTTCTGCACTGGGACAATcgctttaaagaaaaaataaagataGAATAACATTACACTGTACTTTCGGGAAAAATTTTACCATCAACAGCGGAGCTTTTATCGTCGGAACTGTCTTTCCCAGTGACGGAGTCATGCTTCTGTTCTACCGGGATCATATGCCATTTGACGGGCTGCAACAGCAGGGATGCTGCGATGATATGGGTAGCCAGTGCACCAATGATGAGCAAACAACTCCGTGGATCGTACAGCCCAACAAGCAGTGAGACCAGCTGGGGCAACAGAATCGGTCCCAACCCGGTGATGGTCATTGCGATTCCGGCCGCTTTGTTTCTTCGAACAACAAAGTAAGTGTTCAACGCAAGCGAGAACGACGAATTGCAAAACCCCATCCCGAGAGCTAAAATTAAATCGAACCATTTAGCGTATTCGCAAGAGAAAGTGTAATCATCGTACAAGCTATAATACTATAGGTTATGATGAAATGCGCGAACGTTTGTGCGGTGGAGGTAAGCATTAGTCCCAGTGAAAACATCGTTCCGCCTGCGGCGGCcactttccggaagccgaagtTACGCAGTAGCGGACCGTTGAACAGGCCGAACGTCATTCCGACCGACGATGCCAGGTTGATGATGAGCGAAGCGCCCGTGGCGGAAACGTTAATCTGTTTGAAGGTGTCCTTGAAGATCAGACCAAAACTCTGCAGCACCGGGATGATCATGATCTGCGGGTGAGGAAAAATCGAATTCGTCAAATTACTGATTTATCAATATGCTCTGAACAATGTTCctataaaaaatagactacGAGGAAATTCGTTCGATCTCTTACCAGGATTACCCAAGAGTTTGATAAGCACCATCTATACTAAAATCACGTGTGAATCTGTGGAAAATCTGTGACGCAGGTTAGGGTATTATGATTAAAAAAACATGCTATCATGCAACAGTCCCACCAGCTGGAAGTGTCTGCAAGCGCGGCATGCGCCTGTATGCGTATTTTGAGTTATAGATAACTTTACGGATTGTACAGTCACCGCTGCCGCTTCCTTGTAGTGAATCGTAGATAATGGTGAGCTGGGATTTTTTCCAACAAATTAGAAGATAACGAACATTGAGTGTCGCTCTAGCTAGTGTTTTTTGGGTATTTCATAACAAATTGCTTATTAATTAACGTCGAAAACTCTCCGAAAGAGATTAAAATAAGTTAGTTTATTAGTTTTTCATTTTGGACCTATAGTTTAGCATAGACCGTCAATTATGTTTTTGTGTATTGTGCCTTAAATCTATCTTATATTTTATATGTTTTCCAATATATTCCCATTTGTCTTTGTTGCTTTTTGTCTTTCGATAGCTtttctgtttattttggttggttGATTCATCACTCAATTGATATTTGCCTTCGATAATATATTTGTGATATTCACAGAACGATAGACGCAGCTCCAAATTCAGAATAATTTGGTCAAATGATTCGCAAAGTATCATTATTATCGCATCGGTACTTTGAATAAGATAACTCTCTGCGATATTTCAGTAATCGTTGCGCCTAATTGCTGTAATTTTAttctaaaaaataaaattcctgaAACTTTCGCAATTTTTCTTTGAATCATTTAGCACCAAAATATTGAGTAACCTATCTATTTTCAAGCGTCAGTAATCCCCGAACAACAATATCTCATTCTTGGAAATCCGATTTTTCGGACATATGTTCCAAAGCCAGATATGTATGCGAGCTAGTGACAACCTAGTCATCTTGGGCGACTTTAATCTTAGTACGATATCATGACTCCACGGTACTAACAACTCTCGATTCCCCGAAAATTCTTGCTTGATCAGACAAGCATCATCTGCTTTACTCGATGCGTATTCTACTGCCAGGCTCCAACAAGTGAACGGTATTCTGAACGTCATCAACCGTTTGcttgatttgtgttttattaacGAGGAACTAGGACAAAGCTGTTCGCTTTTACAAGCTCCGGCACCGCTTGTCAAATTTCGACATCATCCACGTCTACTAATGACGCTAGAAATAAATCCTGAATATCGCTTGGAAGGAATCGTCAAAACTGTTtactcgattttttttaaagcagATTTTGTGAGAATGACAAACTTCTAGCTAGTGTCGACTGGACCACATCGCTTAGATGTGACGATGCTAACTCCGCAGTATCGACGATGTGTAATCAGGAGAGGATTAACGCgcaggcgaagcaggcggtcgccaGCTCATCAATCATCGAAGGACGCCAAATGAGTGagcgaaaaatttgaaaaaaaaaaaaaaacagaatgatATGTAGGTAATAGGTAATAATTTGAATGTTCGGCAGGTTATCAACTTCTCAAGGACTGCCTGGCAGTGCCTACTTCTTTAAAAATGCTCATAACATAAACTTAACAATGATcaatcaaaaaaatcaaatcaattttcgcctgcagctcaaattaCTCTTCGTCCGCCCCTGTGTGTAATGTTTTAATTTACGCTTTTAACCAGTGTGTGCCTAAAAAACTTAACCGCAAGACCCAATTCAATCTGGTCAACTTCAGATAAAACACTTGAACAGACTTAGATGGGCGGTCCGTAGGAAACTTAGAAAATATCGAACCGACATATTGAAAACTGAATACTTACAAATAATGCTCCTATCATGAACTTGTTCGGCTCTCCGTCCGCTATTGATAGAGACATGGTGGTTGCAGCCGGAAATCAGATGAAAATTTCGACTGGGTCTGGTATCTCTGGTATCTCTTCAAACGATGTTTAGATTTGCTTTACAGCACCTTTGGCTAAGGTTTTCAACTAATCTGTGACAACGGGTGTTTTCCCCGATTGCTGGAAAAGTTCATTCATCTTTCCTTTTGGTAATTATCGTAGAATCGCGTCACTAAGTTCTGTCTCCAAGCTGtttggaaaaattgttttttttttcgcaaatagGTTCTTGATTTTCCGCACGTCATCTCTCCGAACCAGCATGGATTTATTCCCAAGCGCTCGACGACGACCATTCTGATCACCTTTACATCGCTCATTATTCGTGAGATTAAACGCGGTAATTAAGCTGATGATCTCTCCGTAACTTTCAAGATTGCTTCgacaaaattttacaaattggAAATTAACGACAACTTGCTTACTTTGCTTCGCTCCTACCTGACTGGCAGAACTTTGGCGATTGCACGGTGATTTTGTTCTCCGTTGCATCTGGCGTTCCTCAAGGAAGCACCCTTGCGCCATTCTTTTTTCTGCTGTTCATGAACGACGTTCATTCGATTTACAAATGTATGGAATTATCCTAAGCAGATGACCTAAAACTATACAGCAAAGCGTCGTCGCAACTgggttttttgtttcgtttagcTGAAAGCTTAAAAAACGTGCATTGCCTTTAAGCGCTTTAATGCTCCCTGGTCCATCCAATTTACTCCGCTATCGTACGGTGTTCTTTCTACCAAAACACAATGCAGcatgtttcatattttaaaaacaagcACTGTATAAGAAATGTTTTGTGTTATTTCAGTTTATAAGTTAGTTTATTGAATTTAGTAAATGTCGTTATTGTAAGAACTTTGTCTGTTgacaaataaatgaaaaagtattaaaaaaatgaggaatttttggaatattcaaacaaaatctCACAATTATCAGttcaaagttcataaaattacttccacaggtCGTTTTTATCGCTTTCGGTTTGGTTTTGGTTATATTCCCCCTAAAATGGGATGATATTCAGAGACTGGAAAACAAACCCCAGACGCTcgtttggatttcaaaatggcgacttccggtttttgggaaAACCCTCATTGGGGTACTATTTAGGTAATTTTCGaattgttttctagaaaccgaaagtcgtcatcttggaattcaaaatagcGCCTTGGGCTATTTAACCTTGTTATATTTAATTGTTTCTATGACCATTGGATGTAGTGGAATCTGTTCCGAAAGGACCATTTTGGAAGCATATTACCAATGACGTGTGGGAGTAACTTTATTtttaactagctgacccggcaaacttcgtctcgcccatttttgtgctttatttaataattttaaacattctaaattcattgattccttgcgattcgtttaaagtctgcaaatgcacgacgaatcggccataggatatgatcaaagtcaaaagacaaatcgtttgaaatgattagtTTTATTGGAATGACATCCTCGacctttggcttctgtacatcacccctattctgaaaatatccacgtcgagtggtattcgatcattttcagctgtttttctggcatcaatctgattccggaaatacccatatttaaagttattttggttggtatttccagaaactaaaagtggtcatcttcgaattcaaaatagtgtccagggtcaacgCTTAGCTTCTATGCAGCATCTCGgtcacggaaatatccatattaagtaATATTCAGTCTTTTTCGGTTGTTTttagaaccggaagtcgccatcttggatttcaaaatggagtTTGGAGAttatttctggcccc encodes:
- the LOC129725922 gene encoding monocarboxylate transporter 13-like, with product MAELAQLRPPDGGWGWMVVFAYGMANIMIIPVLQSFGLIFKDTFKQINVSATGASLIINLASSVGMTFGLFNGPLLRNFGFRKVAAAGGTMFSLGLMLTSTAQTFAHFIITYSIIASLGMGFCNSSFSLALNTYFVVRRNKAAGIAMTITGLGPILLPQLVSLLVGLYDPRSCLLIIGALATHIIAASLLLQPVKWHMIPVEQKHDSVTGKDSSDDKSSAVDAIVPVQNCRNNTDNGIWEAESDTEEGYLEEQSYLTDHETDAQSIYGFELTSQIRRRDSIAALSRAKSEVFHPVQRRPSLVENLTFKSGSQSLGTTPEKRRWFQADSDESVNLGSSLKIFDERERRNSMDTVMPKRKLSGIFTGRRPSIKRWFEKSEDSVHLSSSLRIFEARRGSHPSLRESSPALPTVSNSKLPVLSENQGLTEDNRFPSIMRQLDRPNATRPSGSKTTTFKLDNVDGDIPNQQKKTFAQKVVALFDLTLLKDKIYVNMMLGMAVSVFAEINFSLMTPFILSDLGYRTEQIASIMSTLAVADLIFRFISPFVGDFLRLSPRIMYMISLSMLIVFRFSILIARNYAEMIAVAFFLGVAKGVRTVYMGLVIPSYIPIKRLPSASSIQMMMNGVILMMIGPLVGLIRDLSGSYSKSILLINAFTIVTLIMWAIEMAYVKRKSRQKQLEAAAGAGLCDR